GTTCCCCAGCGGGGCAGGCTCGGTGCGCCACATGATCTTCCACCGCCCGACCCGGAAGCTCTGGTTCGGGACCGACGAGAACACCCTTGGCCGCGCCCGGCTGCCATAGGGCGGCGCTCGTCGCGCTCCTGGCCGTCTTCGCCGGGGCGGCGCCCGCCCAGGCCTACCTGGACGGGCCGCCCGCGGGCCACACGGGCGGCTTCGGGGAGCCCACGTGCCACCGGTGCCACTTCGACCAGCCCCTGGACGACCCGGCAGGCCGCCTCGACGTCGAGGGGTTTCCGGAGGACTTCGAGCCGGGCCGGCGTTACGAGCTCCGTGTGACCCTCACGCGGCCCGGAACGGTCCGCGGTGGCTTCCAGCTCGCCGTGCGGTTTGGAGCGGGCGAGCGCGCGGGCCGGCCGGCGGGCCGGCTCACCACCCGGGCGGGAACCGAGGTCGTCGAGGGCCCTGCCGGAGTCCCTTACGCCCGTCAGGCGGGAGGAAGCACCCCGGCCGACGGGTCGTTCTGGTGGATCGTGGAGTGGGAGTCCCCGCCGGGCTCGGGCGGGGAGGTGATCCTCCACGTGGCGGCCAACGCGGCGAATGGTGACGACTCGGAACTCGGGGACTTCGTCTACCTGGGGGAGCGGAGGGGCCGGGAACGGGAGGGGGGATGCGGTGGCGGTGAGGACGGACCCAACTAGCGGCGGTTCGCGAAGCTCTTGCCGGACGGCCGACTTGCCGGGTCCCCTTCTGGGAACAGGGTGTCCCTGGTGCCCTTGCCGGGGCCCGGCGAAGGGATGGGCGCCCCTTCCCGCGGGCGGCGCAGGCGCCCGGGCACGTCCCAAGCCTCGAGGAGCACCGCCACCGCGGGCGGAACCAGGGGCTTCCACGGCTCTCCCCGCGCCATCCTGCGCCGCACCTCGCTGCCGCTGATTCCTTTGGCCTCGGGAGGTACGTCCCACAGAATGTGGGTCCGCAGGCCGAGCTCCTGGAACTGGCGGAGCTTTTCCCGCCCCCAGTCGTCGTAGATGGTGAGGAAGAAGACCGCGTCCAGGGGCACGTAGTGGCCATAGAGCTCCGGGAAGTTGATGGGCAGGGGAACCACCGTGAACGCCTCGGCGGGCACCCCGGCATCCCCCAGGGCGGCGCGCACCAAGGCCTGGCGCTCGTAGTAGGTGAGGGGGTTGGCCTCGGGGCGGCTCCGGTGGGGGTCGGCGCTCCGTTCCCGGGTGAGGGTGGGGTCGGGGTTGGTGATCCCGACCACCAGGTGGCGGGACAGGGCCTTCCCCGCCAGGAGGTAGCGCAGGTGGTCGTTGTGGAGCACCTGGAAGCGCCCGTGGAGGACGCCCACGTCGTAGGGGATGGGGTGTTGGTCTGCCGCCATGGATCCCTGTCTCGGGTGGGGGGCGCCTACTGCAGCCGGAACGTTCGGTAGGGCGCCGGCCAGTAGGGCCGGTCCGAAGGCGCCTCCCGGGTGCCCGCGAGCCGGGCCCGGCCCAGGTGGCTCAGGACCAGGTACAGGAGCTCCCGCCCCCGAACGCACCCCAGGGCCCCCTGGGCGGCGCTCACCTCGTCGTAGCGGGTCACGGCGTCCCGGCGTACACCGTGGCCGCAGAGCATCAGGGGAACCGCGTCTCCCGAGTGGACCAGGGGGCCCGAGCTGGGGGTGGAGTGGTCGGAGGTCACCGCCAGGAGGATCTCGGGATCGTCGGCCAGGGGCCCGGAGGCCTCCTGGAGGGCCCGGTCCAGGGCCTCGATGACGGCGAGCTTGGCCCGGGGATCCTTGCGGTGGGCCGCTTCGTCGGGCGCCTTGGTGTGGACGTGGACGAAGTCGTGGGTCGTCAGGGCCTCCCGGGCCAGCCGCAGGCGCTCCGCCAGGTCTCGGGCGGGGTCGGCGGTGTCGGTCACCTTCCGGACGTCCATCCCCAGGTAGGTGCACAGCCCCCAGTAGAGGGGGGCCGACGCGAGCGAGAACCCCCGCAGGCCGGTGTAGTCCCGGAAGGAGAGGGGCTTGCCCAGGCGGCCCGCCCGCTGGGTGAGGAGGCCGTTGAGAGGGGGGAGCCCCTCCCGGACCCGCCGGGTGTTCACCGGGTGCTCCCGCAGCCGGCGGTGGGCCCAGGCGAGGTAGCCTTTGAGCGCCCGGGCGGTGTCGCGCGCCGCCGGGTCGCCGTCGTGGGCCTCCCAGGCGACGACGTCGGGCACCGGGCACCCCTCCCGCATGGGGTTGGTGTCGGTGACGAAGGGGGACACGGTTCCTTGCAGGATGACCACGCCGTAGGTGCCCTTGACGGGCGCGAAGCGGGCGGTCACGCCGTGGACTTCCCAGGAGGCCACGGCCTCGGCCAGGGCCGCCGTGTCGGACGGGTCCGCCCGCGGCTCGTCCACGTCGACCCAGAGCTCGCCATCCCGGTCCGAGAGGGAGGCGAAGTGGGCCAGCACGGCCACGTCTCCGGGGGCCAGCGCGATGCCGCCTCCCAGCGCCTCCAGGGGGCCCCGGCCCGGAAACTCCGCCGGGTCGTACCCGAACAGGGCGAAGTGGGCGAGCTCGCTGGGCAGGGCCTGCCCCAGGGCGGCGGCGTGGTAGAGCCCGTTGGCTCCCCGGGCGGCCAGGCGGTCGAGG
This region of Thermodesulfobacteriota bacterium genomic DNA includes:
- a CDS encoding choice-of-anchor V domain-containing protein, which gives rise to MAAPGCHRAALVALLAVFAGAAPAQAYLDGPPAGHTGGFGEPTCHRCHFDQPLDDPAGRLDVEGFPEDFEPGRRYELRVTLTRPGTVRGGFQLAVRFGAGERAGRPAGRLTTRAGTEVVEGPAGVPYARQAGGSTPADGSFWWIVEWESPPGSGGEVILHVAANAANGDDSELGDFVYLGERRGREREGGCGGGEDGPN
- a CDS encoding nicotinate-nucleotide adenylyltransferase, with protein sequence MAADQHPIPYDVGVLHGRFQVLHNDHLRYLLAGKALSRHLVVGITNPDPTLTRERSADPHRSRPEANPLTYYERQALVRAALGDAGVPAEAFTVVPLPINFPELYGHYVPLDAVFFLTIYDDWGREKLRQFQELGLRTHILWDVPPEAKGISGSEVRRRMARGEPWKPLVPPAVAVLLEAWDVPGRLRRPREGAPIPSPGPGKGTRDTLFPEGDPASRPSGKSFANRR
- a CDS encoding alkaline phosphatase family protein, producing MPSKCVLILLDGLGDQAQEVLDHRTPLQAAHTPCLDRLAARGANGLYHAAALGQALPSELAHFALFGYDPAEFPGRGPLEALGGGIALAPGDVAVLAHFASLSDRDGELWVDVDEPRADPSDTAALAEAVASWEVHGVTARFAPVKGTYGVVILQGTVSPFVTDTNPMREGCPVPDVVAWEAHDGDPAARDTARALKGYLAWAHRRLREHPVNTRRVREGLPPLNGLLTQRAGRLGKPLSFRDYTGLRGFSLASAPLYWGLCTYLGMDVRKVTDTADPARDLAERLRLAREALTTHDFVHVHTKAPDEAAHRKDPRAKLAVIEALDRALQEASGPLADDPEILLAVTSDHSTPSSGPLVHSGDAVPLMLCGHGVRRDAVTRYDEVSAAQGALGCVRGRELLYLVLSHLGRARLAGTREAPSDRPYWPAPYRTFRLQ